Within the Ignavibacteria bacterium genome, the region TTCAGCAAGCATTCGTGCAAAATGATAGCGGAGTTCATTCAGTTCGATTTCATTTTTATTTTTCCATCCGGGTCTTCCCTGCTTGCTATCAATATGAAATGTGAATCCAAATACACCTGCTTTTTTTAATTCGAGCAATAATTCTTTTGTGAGCAGTCCGCCGTTTGTATTGATGATCGGTTTGATGTTCATCTCTTTAATGATTTTTACGATTTCAACATTTCAGGATGTGCCAGTGGATCGCCGCCAGCAATTGAAATTCCGTCGCATTTTCGAAGCCGTGTAAAAACTTCAAGTTCTTCTTTCACGACTTCCAAAGGTTTGTGACTGTTGTTTTCATTTCTACGGTAACAGCCATCGCAAGCAAGATTACAATTGAAAGTAGGCTCAAGCCAGGAGATTGAGTTATCAGCGAGGTTCCAAGGCAGGCGGTAATAATTCAGATGATTTAAGATAGTACTCATTTTCCCTCCAATCAATATCAATAGCTGCCCTGCTAGGGCTCGAACCTAGACTTTTCTGATCCAGAGTCAGACGTGTTGCCAATTACACCACAGGGCAAGACAATTCAAAATGTAAAATGTAAATTGCAAAATGAATTAGTAAACTTCCAAGACACTATTCAAATCGAAGAATTACTCTGTTCTAATATCTTTAAAAAAATAAATGAAAGCAAATCAAACAAATTGTTCATAGAACTGAAGCACTCGAAGTGCTCGCAGAGTGTTCCATCTGCTTGGTTTTCCAACCTTTTCCATTTCGAAATGCACTTCACCTTCGTGAGGAGCCTGCAGCAGCCAAGTTCCATTTATATATTGTTTTTTCTTGATAACATTGAGAGCATCACTCATTCGATGATCAAATTTAATTTTCGCTTTCTGAAAATAATCTAACGCTCTAAGAATGTCGTACCGCCATCGAGAAGGATAAGAAAGTCTCAACATTTTGGGATCAATTATTTTTCCCGTTCGATGCGATTTATAAAGATGATGAACGAGAAGAAATTCTATTCCCAATTTTTCAGCGAGAATAATTTCGTTCAGTCGATAATTCACACGACACGATTTGAACTCGTTCAATCCTTCTAAAACACTTAAGGTTGTATGCAAAGAACTATGTGATGCACCCTTGAGATAAGCACAGTTCCACCCGCCATCACCCATCTTAACTTCGAGTAGATAATCTACAATTAGTTTTAACCGCACATCATCAGGTAAAAAATAGGATGAATAATTTAGAATCATTCCATTGATGCATACATCGCTTTCGTGAATTGTTTTTGCTAAATTTATTCCACCTCTGGTGCCGACTGGTGCTCGCAGGACCAAATCGACACTCTCTTTTACAAGTGGGTTCTCTTTGGGGAATTCAAGATTGCGTAGATCGAGCAGGGTATAGTGAGTAGAAGTCCACTTGGGCTGATAATAACCTCTGCCCCAATGCCCATCACTTCTTCGTTTAGTTAATATTTTTTTCCCCCATCCTTCTAATTGAATTCTATTTTGGAGAGAAACTAATCCCTCCGCGTCTTGTTCCAGCAGATATTTTCGAGTTTGGAAGTGAAGAGAAATATCGGCGTCCAAAAGCCAATCGATAATTCCTGCTTTCAAAAAATTTTTATTGAGTGAAGAAAATTTCATTCCGTGAGTATTAAAATTTTTTTATGGTTTTTCACTGAATCAAGTGGTTCGATTTATTTTAATTTGTTCAATACCTTTAAATTTTGCAACTTTAAACAAATTAATTAGTGAATTTTTCGAAGCACGTATAGAACCATCTAATATATGCATTTATTTTTAGCTATAATTGGTACATACTTTTTTTCGGCAGTCTTTCAACAGAACATTTATTATGTCGAGAAGACGATCTCACTTCCAGCTTCCGCTTCATCTTTTAGCATAAATGATTTACAGCAATTTTACATCGTAAATAGTGAAGATAACGAAGTAATAAAATTGAATAGTGAGGGAAAAATTCTGAAAACTATCGGTGGATACGGCTGGACCGATGGCTTGTTCGATGATGCGAAAGCTGTTTGTGCTACTCAGCTTGAAGTTTTCGTTGCAGATTATGGGAACCACCGAATCCAAAAGTTTGATAAAGATTTAAATTTCATTGGGCAGTTTTCAATTTCCGGACGAGATTTAACTTCATTCAAGCTGGAGTATCCAATATCAATCGATCTTTCGACAACTGGTGATTTGTATATTCTCGACAGCAAGAATAAGCGAGTTATAAAATTAAATGGATTCAGTAAGGTAGAAAGAATTTTCGGCGGATTTGAGTCGGGAGATATTTTTCTCAATAAGCCTATTAAGATAAGGGTCGATGTCAATCAACAAGTTTATGTGCTCGATGAGTCCAAAATAAAAATCTTCGATCAATTTGGAAATCCAATAAGAGAAATTCAATTAGGTAAAATTCGAATAATCGATTTTGGATTCCAGAATGAAATTATTTTTTTAGTCAGTCAAGAAAAATTATTTCAATTAACGACGGATGGAATTCAACAAATTTTGATGACAGAAAAATTTGAATCACCGATAAAAGAAATGAAAATCAAATCTGATTCGATCTATTTATTGTTGGGTGATGAAATAAAAGTTTTGAGAAGGGGAAAATAAAAGCCGCCGTTTAATTATGCGGCTTTTAATACTCGACCGGATTTAATACAAGATGTACAAACGTTCATTGTCTTGACGGATTTTCCAACCTTTGCTTTAACCTTTTGCAAATTCGGTAACCATCTTCTTCTCGTACGATTGTGCGCATGTGACACGTTATTCCCGGTTACCGGTCCTTTTCCACATATTTCGCATATTCTTGCCATATTCTTTTCCTTTTTTGAGGTGCAAATTTAAGTAAATCATAACATTTATCCAAACAAACCACGGAAATCATAATTATTTGTTGTGAGTTTGAGAGCTGAAATGTGTCCATAATCTCAGCGAAACTAGGAAAGAGCTTGTCGAAGTTTCTGTCTAATCAGCGTCATCAACGTACTATCCCATATTTTTTTTGATTCATTTCATTGATTTTATACAACTAATAATCTAATATTGAATCAGATGACCGAGAAAAAAATTAATCTTTATTTGAATTTATTCTTTTCCCTGATTTTAGGATTGTGGATCACACTTTCATTTACCCCAATGATATCTCCAAATGAAATTATCTCACAGTTGTCAGCAAAATATTTGTACGGCTTGACTTGTCATCAAATTTCAGATAGATGTTTTGGATTCGACGGGATAAGCATGTTGATCTGTTCAAGATGTTTTGGAATATATACAGGATTGATTGCTGGAATTCTGCTCTTCTCAGTTTCAAAAATCAGAAGTAGATTCGATGGATTAATGTTCAGTAGCCAGCTTATAATCCTCATTTTGTTCGCTGCACCATTTTGTTTCGATATCATCCTAAGCAAGTCAGCAATGTATAATTCGGGGAATGCAATTCGATTTGTGACTGGATTTTTTCTCACCATTCCATTTTCTTTTTTCATTAAATCAAGCTTAACAAATTTATCAAAAGAAATTTACTACAAGACTAATTATGCAAAGTAAAAGACTATTACCTGCTCTCGTATGCGGCTTTGGAGTCGCAGTAATAAGCATTATCCCAATAATCCAAGCGATGAATTGCTGCGTGTTCACTCCTCTTGCCGGCGGACTTGGAGTTTATCTGGTTTTCAAGCAATCGCATGGTGATGAAGGTTTCAGACTTCAAACTTCAGAAGCGATGATCATGGGACTTTTAATCGGATTAATTTCGGGAGTCTTTGATGCTGTTTTTCAATCCATCATTATCGCTGTTTCAAAAACAAATCCAGTTGACGATGCTATTTTCATAATTAAGGAATATGTTCAAATAACAGATATTCCGAACATCATTCTGGATATGGCAAAGGAAATCGAAGAAAAAAGATTCAGTTTGGTGCTGACCATTTCGATCTTCTTTACAAATTTTATTGTGAACACAATTTTTGCTGCAATTGGCGGATTGATAGGGATTTCACTAATTAAAAAGCGGCTCAATGTCAGCTAAGAATACAGATTCTTTTTCCGAAGGGATCCCACCATTAGCAGTTCGAAAATAATTAAAAACAATTTTGATTTTGTATGATCACGGTATTTCTATTTTATGTTCATATAATTTTCAGTTTCTATATTTTCACAAAGCGATGGCAGGAAGAAAGTATCGTAGCGGCATTTGTAGTCATAGTTTTAATTGGAATTATCTTTTCGGTTGGCTGGACGCTTTCATCATTTATGTATCTCTTTTCATTGAGCCGTAAGGTTTCGGAAAATATTACAAACGAGATACAATCTTTTAACGATTCTTACTATAGTGGAATTCTTTTTCCAGACTTGTGACAACTAAAAA harbors:
- a CDS encoding DUF2085 domain-containing protein, encoding MTEKKINLYLNLFFSLILGLWITLSFTPMISPNEIISQLSAKYLYGLTCHQISDRCFGFDGISMLICSRCFGIYTGLIAGILLFSVSKIRSRFDGLMFSSQLIILILFAAPFCFDIILSKSAMYNSGNAIRFVTGFFLTIPFSFFIKSSLTNLSKEIYYKTNYAK
- the rpmB gene encoding 50S ribosomal protein L28; this translates as MARICEICGKGPVTGNNVSHAHNRTRRRWLPNLQKVKAKVGKSVKTMNVCTSCIKSGRVLKAA